The segment CGAGATCCTTCCGCGCGAACTCCTCCGCCCCCAGGAACTGGGCTTTGTCGATGTCGATCTTGGCGATGTCGGTCTCGAACGACTTGGGAGTGTTGACTACGCTGTTGATCAGCTGTTCGACGAGCTCGATCAGGTCTGTCGACCGTTCGCGCAGCAGCAGGAGAGAAATGCCTTTGTCGTTCATTGACGTGAACGCACCGTTGTACTTGGCTATCGCTTCCTGATAGGGGTCAGCCTTCTTCGCCGTCGGCTTCTCGACAGTGTCCGACGTAGCGTCCTTCAAATCGCTGCTCTGCCCACTCAGCTGCTTCGAGCCACTGCGTGCAAATCTGGCGAGATCACCGACTTTCTTGTCGAACCCCCACTGCTTGGCCTTGTCCACCCTGGCCGGTTCAACCATCGAGATCTCCGAACTCCGTGGACCGGCAGCCAGACAAGCCGAACCGAATAAGACGGACTGGCTCTGTCGGGCCGCCCTTGCACGACCCTAGCGCGGCCTCCTCCCGGCGGGGGATCGGGAAAATGCGGGGTGGACGTGCCCACGACACACACCCAGAGAAAGCCCAGAATTCGGTCCTCAACCAGAGTGCGTTGCCTCAGTCGGGAGGTCTAGCGAGGCCAAGCGGCAATACGACTGATCCCACTGCACACCTCCGACAACGAGTTGTTGCCGCGTCAACCCGTGTCGGTGGCATTGGTACCGACCCGTAGCACCGGTCTCAGAGGTTGGAGTCGGAACAAGGCCAATCGGTACGATAGCCAAAGTGGTCGCAGCTCATCGTGGGCCACGGCGACAGGGGAGCAGCTGATGCAAACACCACTCGGTTGGATCGCGTCGAAAGTCGAGTTCGGTCCGACTGCAATGCGCCGTGCTGCGATCGGATCTGTTGTCGTCACAATGGCGATCGTTGTCGGGGGTGCCGTCGTACGCGTCACAGGATCAGGGCTAGGATGTCCAACGTGGCCATCCTGTGTCGACGGATCCCTGGGGCCGACACCGGAGATGGGCATTCACGGTCTCATCGAGTTTGGAAATCGGCTGCTGACATGGGTTCTGTGTATAGCGGTTGGAGTCGTCATCGTCGTAGCGAAATGTCAACGGCCGCTGCGTCGTGACGTTCTGCGTATGGCATGGGTGCAGTTCTGGATCGTAGTCCTCAACGCAATCGTCGGTGGCCTGACCGTGTTGGCACGGCTGAGCCCATACATGGTGGCGGCCCACTTCATCGCGGCAATGCTGCTTCTCACTGCTGCCGTGCGTACGTATGATTTGGTCGAGAAGCGCGCCGACACAACTTCTTCAGCTGTCAGCAATATGCGACTTCAGGTCCTTGGCCGAGTT is part of the Rhodococcus sp. SBT000017 genome and harbors:
- a CDS encoding heme A synthase; translation: MRRAAIGSVVVTMAIVVGGAVVRVTGSGLGCPTWPSCVDGSLGPTPEMGIHGLIEFGNRLLTWVLCIAVGVVIVVAKCQRPLRRDVLRMAWVQFWIVVLNAIVGGLTVLARLSPYMVAAHFIAAMLLLTAAVRTYDLVEKRADTTSSAVSNMRLQVLGRVLLGATAALVLLGTVVTGTGVHAGDSADVHRIPLDWTVMTLVHGTAAAVVTVLVGVLFLRVRNVGAPQLARSASLFVVLLLAQGAIGLLQALGVTPETLIVLHLLGSSLIWAGVLRILFEINRMEAYGRINEPRPAGELPAIR